A stretch of Desulfitobacterium dichloroeliminans LMG P-21439 DNA encodes these proteins:
- a CDS encoding MazG-like family protein, whose product MTGGAPVVEVDVIKGLKAIEELKVEMLKAQWEFQEGSIHGSEGEMLQGLADLVALSYLLTRRMGFDYSRLDRTLLQRLEEWKENDHHKLETQWGDLGLLLSYLAPED is encoded by the coding sequence ATGACGGGAGGGGCCCCCGTGGTTGAAGTCGATGTTATCAAAGGGCTAAAGGCTATTGAAGAGCTTAAGGTAGAGATGTTAAAAGCACAGTGGGAGTTTCAGGAAGGGTCCATACATGGCTCGGAAGGTGAAATGCTACAGGGCTTAGCGGATCTTGTAGCTTTAAGCTATTTATTAACGCGCCGCATGGGATTTGATTATTCACGTCTGGACCGCACCCTGTTGCAGCGGTTAGAGGAATGGAAAGAAAACGACCACCATAAATTAGAAACCCAATGGGGTGACCTCGGATTATTGTTAAGCTATTTAGCCCCAGAAGATTGA
- the rpsR gene encoding 30S ribosomal protein S18 — protein sequence MKRERGRRPRKRVCSFCVDKVESIDYKETHKVRKYITERGKILPRRISGNCAKHQRQVTVAIKRARHIALLPYIVD from the coding sequence ATGAAGCGTGAGCGCGGACGCAGACCAAGGAAACGTGTATGTAGCTTCTGTGTTGATAAAGTAGAGTCCATCGATTATAAAGAGACTCATAAAGTTCGCAAATATATTACGGAACGCGGCAAGATTTTGCCTCGCCGTATTTCTGGCAACTGTGCAAAGCATCAACGTCAAGTGACTGTTGCGATTAAAAGAGCACGCCACATTGCGTTATTGCCTTATATCGTAGATTAA
- a CDS encoding DUF2232 domain-containing protein — MYISDQKTTNMLAILVLVAGPWLGVSKQAWGWTLDILLLLALLWVGRSDREHGLRFGTIFLFSGYGLAVLLNGFPSYTSFSFVPWAGLVTIWGMRAPITHRAVVFWSLVAAGVTGIIPTLGMLLQGVAQDSVQVLVQSLMDQYTQAGMLENLKSQGVTERELLTLFEQIANTMITLTPGLVALTSLAKWGAVYYFFVRWFPFPERAYQPFTEWRLPWYAVWGMNLAIASYLVGDLLQWLTVKHIGLNLMLVYGVVALILGSAIFVSFLKKPMLSVFVKFILLFASFLYIQVTAPVLIIMGLLDLVFDFRRRSTPKKKE; from the coding sequence ATGTACATCAGTGACCAAAAAACCACCAATATGTTAGCTATTCTCGTTTTAGTAGCCGGACCTTGGCTGGGGGTATCGAAGCAGGCTTGGGGTTGGACGTTGGATATCCTCTTGCTACTAGCACTTTTATGGGTGGGAAGAAGTGATCGAGAACATGGCTTGCGCTTTGGGACGATTTTTTTGTTTTCAGGATATGGACTTGCAGTGCTCCTTAACGGATTTCCCTCTTACACCTCGTTTAGCTTTGTTCCTTGGGCGGGATTAGTGACGATTTGGGGTATGAGAGCTCCCATTACTCATCGTGCTGTTGTTTTTTGGAGCTTAGTAGCAGCCGGTGTTACTGGAATAATTCCGACACTAGGTATGTTGTTACAGGGTGTAGCTCAAGACAGCGTTCAAGTTTTGGTTCAAAGTCTTATGGATCAATATACCCAAGCCGGAATGTTGGAGAATCTCAAATCTCAAGGAGTAACAGAGAGAGAACTTCTGACCTTATTTGAGCAGATCGCTAATACAATGATTACGTTGACTCCGGGCCTTGTCGCCCTTACGTCACTCGCCAAATGGGGGGCAGTTTATTATTTCTTTGTGCGCTGGTTTCCTTTCCCCGAGCGAGCTTATCAACCCTTTACCGAATGGCGCTTGCCTTGGTATGCAGTATGGGGGATGAACCTAGCTATAGCGAGTTACCTCGTGGGGGATCTATTGCAATGGTTAACCGTTAAACATATTGGTCTTAATTTGATGCTAGTCTATGGAGTTGTCGCTCTCATTTTAGGAAGTGCTATCTTTGTCTCCTTCCTGAAAAAACCAATGTTATCCGTCTTTGTTAAGTTCATTTTGCTCTTCGCGAGTTTTCTCTATATTCAAGTGACGGCTCCCGTATTGATTATCATGGGATTGCTGGATTTGGTGTTTGATTTTCGCCGGAGATCTACCCCTAAGAAAAAAGAATAG
- the lonC gene encoding Lon family ATP-dependent protease, with amino-acid sequence MKGLYTKWFTQVKNESKDSRTEESDELIQAEAPDNGDSLEEKEALRELNEKWHHEVDALYTLLANFYGSDKLVLKATRLGAIHLIQSEDIQERTAGLLKLVLDDPTDRALPNREGISQILLEIEDHLAELIARRAMEERLDKAVADKMQERHEDYVKEIKSQLVKENSGPDNAQTLKKLAHIEKMNQVKLANSVSEVLRPLTVEEIIGQQIPMQFLLAKLATPYPQHLLIYGPPGVGKTSAARVALEAVKNTTHTPFTEKSPFIEVDGTTLRWDPRDITNPLLGSVHDPIYQGAKRDLAETGIPEPKMGLVSDAHGGILFIDEIGEMDSILLNKLLKVLEDKRVFFESAYYDPNDPQVPLYIKKLFEEGAPADFVLIGATTRDPREINPALRSRCAEIYFNPLEPKDIRHIVVQAAQKLGATLEEQVPEIISDYVFEGRKANTILSDTYGLARYRRPHQEEVIVKAEEVYEVLRSARLTPYISHKAIEEGEVGRILGLGVLGFVGSVLEIEAIVFPGREGKGAIRFNETAGSMARDAVFNATAVLRTLTGADLKDYDVHVNVVGGGNIDGPSAGCATTLAIYSALKSAPLRQDVAVTGEISIQGRVRPVGGIAEKIFGAKQAGVKTVLIPKANHADVPSDLQGIEVIAIETIQEALEHALFMNKIERHLGGEKHGTDQSSTP; translated from the coding sequence ATGAAAGGGTTATATACAAAGTGGTTTACTCAAGTTAAGAATGAATCGAAAGACTCACGGACTGAGGAAAGCGACGAGCTAATCCAAGCCGAAGCACCAGATAACGGAGATTCTCTAGAAGAAAAAGAGGCGTTACGGGAATTAAATGAAAAATGGCATCATGAAGTGGATGCCCTCTATACTCTTCTTGCCAATTTTTATGGAAGTGACAAATTGGTCCTGAAGGCTACTCGTCTTGGGGCTATTCATCTTATTCAATCTGAAGACATTCAAGAGCGAACAGCTGGACTGCTCAAGCTTGTTTTAGATGACCCGACCGATCGAGCACTGCCCAATCGAGAAGGGATTTCACAAATTCTTTTGGAGATAGAAGATCATCTAGCAGAGCTGATTGCTCGGCGCGCTATGGAAGAGCGCTTGGACAAAGCTGTAGCCGATAAAATGCAGGAGCGACATGAAGACTATGTCAAAGAAATAAAAAGTCAACTTGTTAAAGAGAATTCCGGTCCGGATAATGCCCAAACATTAAAAAAGTTAGCCCATATTGAGAAGATGAATCAAGTAAAGCTGGCTAACTCTGTCTCGGAGGTTTTACGCCCCCTAACAGTGGAGGAAATAATCGGTCAACAGATTCCCATGCAGTTTCTTTTAGCTAAGTTGGCTACACCCTACCCACAACATCTTCTAATTTATGGCCCCCCTGGAGTGGGAAAGACCTCTGCTGCCCGAGTGGCTTTAGAAGCAGTAAAGAACACTACTCATACACCCTTTACAGAAAAGTCTCCTTTCATCGAAGTAGACGGGACGACCTTGCGTTGGGATCCACGGGATATTACGAACCCTTTATTGGGATCTGTTCATGACCCTATCTATCAGGGAGCTAAGCGAGATTTAGCAGAAACGGGGATACCCGAGCCGAAGATGGGGTTAGTCAGTGATGCCCATGGGGGGATATTATTTATCGACGAAATCGGTGAGATGGACTCTATACTTTTGAATAAACTTCTCAAAGTATTAGAGGATAAGCGTGTTTTTTTCGAATCCGCCTATTACGATCCCAATGACCCACAAGTTCCACTTTATATTAAGAAACTCTTTGAAGAAGGAGCTCCTGCAGACTTTGTGTTGATTGGAGCAACCACACGAGATCCGCGCGAAATCAATCCGGCTTTAAGGTCGCGCTGCGCTGAAATATATTTTAATCCTCTCGAGCCTAAGGATATTCGACACATTGTTGTCCAAGCCGCTCAGAAGTTAGGTGCAACCTTAGAGGAACAGGTTCCAGAGATTATCAGCGACTACGTTTTCGAAGGTCGCAAAGCAAATACAATCCTTAGTGATACTTATGGGCTTGCTCGCTATCGTCGCCCTCATCAAGAAGAAGTTATTGTAAAGGCTGAGGAAGTCTATGAGGTGTTGCGTTCAGCGCGACTTACCCCCTATATTTCTCATAAAGCCATTGAGGAGGGTGAGGTAGGGAGAATTCTAGGTCTCGGTGTCCTTGGTTTCGTGGGTTCCGTCCTGGAGATTGAGGCAATCGTCTTTCCGGGTAGAGAAGGAAAGGGAGCTATTCGCTTTAATGAAACAGCAGGAAGTATGGCGCGGGATGCCGTATTTAATGCCACAGCGGTCCTGCGAACCCTGACCGGAGCAGATCTGAAGGATTACGATGTCCATGTCAATGTAGTGGGCGGTGGAAATATTGATGGGCCTTCCGCAGGTTGTGCTACCACCTTAGCTATCTACAGTGCTCTGAAAAGTGCGCCTTTGCGCCAAGATGTCGCTGTGACCGGAGAAATATCCATTCAAGGGAGAGTACGTCCGGTCGGTGGTATTGCAGAAAAAATATTTGGTGCCAAGCAAGCCGGAGTCAAAACTGTGCTCATACCCAAAGCTAACCATGCAGATGTCCCATCCGATCTCCAAGGCATCGAAGTGATTGCGATCGAGACAATCCAGGAAGCATTGGAGCATGCGTTATTCATGAACAAAATTGAACGGCATTTAGGAGGAGAGAAACATGGAACTGACCAAAGTTCCACCCCATAA
- a CDS encoding single-stranded DNA-binding protein → MLNRVVLIGRLTKDPELRYTPNGVAVASFTLAVDRNFKNASGEREADFIPCVVYRQLAELCANYLSKGKLAAVDGRLQVRTYDGQDGQRRWVYEIVAENVRFLSPKDGNSGHGSSSGSSDVGTYGHEVSLDDDIPF, encoded by the coding sequence ATGTTGAATCGCGTCGTTTTAATAGGCCGTTTAACGAAAGACCCCGAGTTACGTTATACCCCGAATGGGGTTGCTGTAGCCAGCTTTACACTTGCTGTTGATCGCAACTTCAAGAATGCTAGCGGGGAACGGGAAGCGGATTTTATTCCATGTGTGGTATATAGACAGCTGGCTGAGCTGTGTGCGAATTATCTTTCCAAAGGGAAATTAGCAGCTGTCGACGGGCGGTTGCAGGTTCGTACCTATGATGGTCAAGATGGACAGCGTCGTTGGGTTTATGAGATTGTTGCTGAAAATGTACGATTCCTCAGCCCTAAAGACGGAAATTCCGGACATGGATCATCCTCAGGTTCCAGTGATGTTGGGACATATGGTCATGAAGTAAGCTTAGATGACGATATCCCATTTTAA
- the rplI gene encoding 50S ribosomal protein L9, translating into MKVILNQDVKALGKKGQVFEVSDGYARNFLFPKGLAVEATSGNLSDLASKKANEDKKKEKEKEDAQALAAKLNSITVEVQTKSGEGGRLFGSVTNKEVAEALKAKYKIEVDRRKLEIKEPIKALGTFNVQAKLHPEVIAQFQVLVKAT; encoded by the coding sequence ATGAAAGTTATATTGAATCAAGATGTCAAAGCATTAGGAAAGAAAGGTCAGGTCTTTGAAGTTTCTGATGGATACGCTAGGAATTTTCTTTTCCCTAAAGGCTTAGCAGTTGAAGCGACCTCGGGCAACCTTAGTGATCTCGCTTCGAAAAAGGCGAATGAAGATAAGAAAAAGGAAAAAGAAAAAGAAGATGCGCAAGCGCTTGCGGCAAAGCTGAATTCTATAACTGTAGAAGTACAGACGAAGAGCGGAGAAGGCGGACGACTTTTTGGTTCAGTTACCAATAAAGAAGTCGCCGAAGCCTTAAAGGCAAAGTACAAAATTGAAGTGGATCGTCGTAAATTAGAGATTAAAGAACCGATTAAGGCTCTCGGCACCTTTAATGTGCAGGCTAAGCTGCATCCTGAAGTCATAGCACAATTTCAAGTTCTCGTAAAAGCAACATGA